In one window of Mesorhizobium sp. B2-1-1 DNA:
- a CDS encoding BMP family ABC transporter substrate-binding protein gives MKKLLIALMTTTAAFSLVASAEAADKLKACWVYTGPIGDFGYSYQHDQGRLEVEKALGDKVETAYLENVSEGPDADRAFERLAREGCKIIFGTSFGFMDAEVKVAKKFPKVMFEHATGYKTADNLGIYNARFYEGRYVLGQIAAKESKSGVAGYIVSFPIPEVVMGINSFMLGAQSINPNFKAKIVWVNSWFDPGKEADAAKALFDQGADIIVQHTDSTAALQVAEERKLHGFGQSSDMIKFAPNAQLTSLTDEWGPYYISRVQAAIDGTWKPDNVWLGIKDGAVKLAPYTNMPDDVKAMAEATEKKIAGGWNPFTGPIAKQDGSPWLKDGEVADDGTLLGMNFYVKGVDDKLPQ, from the coding sequence ATGAAAAAACTGCTTATTGCCCTGATGACGACGACAGCGGCATTTTCGCTGGTCGCGTCCGCGGAGGCCGCCGACAAGCTGAAGGCATGCTGGGTCTATACCGGCCCGATCGGCGACTTCGGCTATTCCTACCAGCACGACCAAGGCCGCCTCGAAGTCGAAAAGGCGCTCGGCGACAAGGTCGAGACCGCCTATCTGGAAAACGTCTCCGAAGGCCCCGATGCCGACCGCGCTTTCGAGCGCTTGGCGCGCGAGGGCTGCAAGATCATCTTCGGCACGTCCTTCGGCTTCATGGATGCAGAAGTGAAGGTCGCCAAGAAGTTCCCCAAGGTGATGTTCGAGCACGCCACCGGCTACAAGACGGCGGACAATCTCGGCATCTACAATGCGCGCTTCTATGAAGGCCGCTATGTGCTCGGTCAGATCGCGGCCAAGGAATCGAAGTCCGGCGTCGCCGGCTACATCGTCTCCTTCCCGATCCCGGAAGTGGTGATGGGCATCAACTCCTTCATGCTCGGCGCGCAGTCGATCAATCCGAATTTCAAGGCCAAGATCGTCTGGGTGAATTCCTGGTTCGATCCGGGCAAGGAAGCCGATGCGGCCAAGGCCCTGTTCGACCAGGGAGCCGATATCATCGTCCAGCACACGGATTCGACCGCGGCCCTGCAGGTGGCCGAGGAGCGCAAGCTGCACGGCTTCGGCCAGTCCTCCGACATGATCAAGTTCGCGCCGAACGCGCAGTTGACCTCGCTGACCGACGAATGGGGACCTTATTACATCAGCCGGGTTCAGGCAGCGATCGACGGCACGTGGAAGCCCGACAATGTCTGGCTCGGCATCAAGGACGGCGCGGTGAAGCTTGCGCCTTACACCAATATGCCCGACGACGTGAAGGCAATGGCCGAGGCGACCGAAAAGAAAATTGCCGGCGGCTGGAATCCCTTCACCGGACCGATCGCCAAGCAGGACGGCTCGCCATGGCTGAAGGACGGCGAGGTCGCCGATGACGGCACGCTGCTCGGCATGAATTTCTACGTTAAGGGCGTCGACGACAAGCTGCCGCAATAA
- a CDS encoding DUF1326 domain-containing protein: MTDPSWAMKGELVLSCNCTVFCPCVLSLGSHPPTEGYCQTWAGFRIDAGHFGEVDLSGLNLGLIMEIPGYMSRGNWTAGLFIDVRASIYAVKALTKIFTGKAGGTTSLLSILVGKFLGVEQVPITYETRDKTRIFQIPKIIDGAVTPIVGKDRDKDTVISNSEYWIAPEIIVAKSDKSKMRAFGRNWNFGGRSAEICKLDWQGP, from the coding sequence ATGACGGATCCGAGCTGGGCAATGAAGGGGGAGCTCGTACTCTCCTGCAATTGCACGGTTTTTTGCCCTTGCGTGCTGTCGCTGGGCAGCCATCCTCCGACCGAAGGCTATTGCCAGACCTGGGCGGGTTTCCGTATCGATGCCGGTCATTTCGGAGAGGTCGACCTGTCAGGGCTTAATCTCGGGCTGATCATGGAAATCCCCGGCTATATGAGCCGCGGCAACTGGACCGCCGGCCTGTTCATCGACGTCAGAGCCTCGATCTATGCGGTCAAGGCGTTGACGAAGATCTTCACCGGCAAGGCGGGCGGGACGACGTCGCTGCTTTCGATCCTCGTCGGCAAATTCCTCGGTGTCGAACAAGTGCCGATTACCTATGAGACACGCGACAAGACGCGTATCTTCCAGATACCGAAGATCATCGATGGGGCGGTCACGCCAATTGTCGGCAAGGACCGCGACAAGGACACGGTGATCAGCAATTCGGAATATTGGATCGCGCCGGAGATCATCGTGGCCAAGTCCGACAAGAGCAAGATGCGAGCCTTTGGTCGCAACTGGAATTTCGGCGGCCGTTCAGCCGAAATCTGCAAGCTGGACTGGCAGGGCCCGTGA
- a CDS encoding ABC transporter permease: MMRLELVKRPQRSALFSTLSPFIAFALTIIAGGIMFALLGVNPFSAFNIYFIEPVSQVWQLHELAIKAAPLILVAVGLSVCYKANIWNIGAEGQFIFGAIFGSAVPVLFPGFEGPLVLPLMLLLGMVGGAAYAAIPAFLKTRFSTNEILTSLMLVYVAQLFLDWLVRGPWRDPQGHGFPQTIQFGDSAILPELMPDAGRANWGFVFALVAAVLVWLMMSRMLKGFEVRVLGSSPRAGRFAGFGLNRMVFFAFLLSGALAGLAGISEVSGAIGQLQPVISPGYGFTAIIVAFLGRLNPLGIVAAGLVLALTYLGGEAVQSALGISDKVARVFQGMLLFFVLGCDTLIHYRIRLIGLALTKSESAAKLEAAPKLKEAR, encoded by the coding sequence ATGATGCGCCTCGAACTCGTCAAACGGCCGCAGCGCTCGGCGCTGTTTTCCACGCTGTCGCCATTCATCGCCTTCGCGCTGACGATCATCGCGGGCGGCATCATGTTCGCGCTGCTCGGGGTCAATCCGTTCAGCGCGTTCAACATCTATTTCATCGAGCCGGTCAGCCAGGTCTGGCAGTTGCACGAGCTGGCGATCAAGGCGGCGCCGCTGATCCTGGTCGCGGTCGGCCTGTCGGTCTGCTACAAGGCCAACATCTGGAACATCGGCGCCGAAGGTCAGTTCATCTTCGGCGCCATCTTCGGCTCGGCCGTTCCGGTGCTGTTTCCTGGGTTCGAGGGCCCATTGGTGCTGCCGCTGATGCTTCTGCTGGGCATGGTCGGCGGTGCCGCCTACGCGGCTATCCCCGCATTTCTGAAAACCCGCTTCAGCACCAACGAGATCCTGACCAGCCTGATGCTGGTCTATGTGGCACAGCTCTTCCTCGACTGGCTGGTGCGCGGACCCTGGCGCGACCCGCAGGGCCATGGCTTCCCGCAGACCATCCAGTTCGGCGATTCCGCCATCCTGCCGGAACTGATGCCGGATGCCGGCCGCGCCAATTGGGGCTTCGTGTTCGCGCTGGTCGCGGCGGTGCTGGTGTGGCTGATGATGAGCCGCATGCTCAAGGGTTTCGAGGTTCGCGTGCTCGGCTCCAGCCCGAGGGCAGGGCGCTTCGCCGGCTTCGGCCTCAACCGCATGGTCTTCTTCGCCTTCCTGTTGTCGGGCGCCCTGGCCGGGCTTGCCGGGATATCGGAAGTTTCCGGCGCCATCGGGCAACTTCAGCCCGTCATTTCGCCCGGCTACGGCTTCACCGCCATCATCGTGGCGTTCCTTGGCCGGCTCAATCCGCTCGGCATCGTCGCGGCGGGCCTGGTGCTGGCCCTGACCTATCTCGGCGGCGAGGCGGTGCAAAGCGCGCTCGGCATCTCCGACAAGGTGGCGCGCGTGTTCCAGGGCATGCTGCTGTTCTTCGTGCTCGGCTGCGACACGCTCATCCATTACCGCATCCGGTTGATCGGTCTGGCGCTGACCAAATCGGAGAGTGCCGCGAAGCTCGAGGCCGCGCCAAAGTTGAAGGAAGCCCGCTGA
- a CDS encoding ABC transporter ATP-binding protein: MGGTVSANHNGANLLEVRGLTKIFGTLTACDHVDLDIAKGEIHALLGENGAGKSTLVKMLFGSLEPNSGEIFWNGQAVRITSPGVAKKLGIGMVFQHFSLFEALTAAENIALSLDDGSPISSIAAKARALSYSYGLPLDPESLVGDLSVGERQRIEIIRCLLQTPQLIILDEPTSVLTPQEADKLFETLERLRSEGKSILYISHRLEEVKRICDRATVLRHGKVVGHCNPREETASSLARMMVGNEVQAVVRAPVAGIETAQSLLEIRGLSRKPATPFSIPLKNINLTVRAGEVIGIAGVAGNGQGEFFESVSGEVLQPDAASVRIRGKDAGSLSITGRRLLGAAFVPEERLGHGAAPRMRLSENLLLSRHATDGKTFVGTGGMVKNGTVYAAAQRIIEAMDVRKSAPDPEAAALSGGNLQKFIVGRELDRRPDVMVVNQPTWGVDAGAAAHIRQALIELSRSGSAVLVISQDLDELFEISDAIAVMHNGELSRPLAIAEATFEKIGLLMGGAEPGHAEHTLETA, encoded by the coding sequence ATGGGAGGCACTGTGAGTGCAAATCATAACGGAGCGAATCTGCTTGAGGTTCGCGGCCTTACCAAGATTTTCGGCACGCTGACGGCGTGCGATCATGTCGACCTCGACATCGCCAAGGGTGAGATCCACGCGCTGCTCGGCGAGAACGGCGCCGGCAAGTCGACGTTGGTCAAGATGCTGTTCGGCTCGCTGGAACCCAATTCCGGCGAGATCTTCTGGAATGGCCAGGCCGTCCGAATTACCAGCCCGGGCGTCGCGAAAAAGCTCGGCATCGGCATGGTATTCCAGCACTTCTCGCTGTTCGAGGCACTGACGGCGGCCGAGAACATCGCGCTTTCCCTGGATGACGGTTCGCCGATCAGCAGCATCGCGGCCAAGGCGAGGGCGCTTTCCTACAGCTATGGCCTGCCGCTCGATCCGGAATCGCTGGTCGGCGACCTGTCGGTGGGCGAGCGCCAGCGCATCGAGATCATCCGCTGCCTGCTGCAGACGCCGCAGCTCATCATCCTCGACGAGCCGACTTCGGTGCTGACGCCGCAGGAGGCCGACAAGCTGTTCGAGACGCTCGAACGTCTGCGCTCGGAAGGCAAATCGATCCTGTACATCTCGCACCGGCTGGAGGAGGTCAAACGCATCTGCGACCGCGCCACCGTGCTGCGGCACGGCAAGGTGGTCGGCCACTGCAATCCGCGCGAGGAAACAGCCTCGTCCTTGGCCCGCATGATGGTCGGCAACGAAGTACAGGCTGTGGTGCGGGCGCCGGTCGCGGGCATCGAAACAGCGCAGTCCCTGCTCGAAATCCGCGGCCTCAGCCGCAAGCCGGCGACGCCGTTTTCGATCCCGCTCAAGAACATAAACCTCACCGTCCGCGCCGGCGAGGTGATCGGAATCGCCGGCGTCGCCGGCAATGGCCAGGGCGAGTTCTTCGAATCCGTTTCCGGCGAAGTCCTGCAGCCGGATGCCGCCTCGGTGCGCATTCGCGGCAAGGATGCAGGCAGCCTTAGCATTACCGGGCGCCGGCTGCTGGGTGCAGCCTTCGTGCCGGAGGAGCGCCTCGGCCATGGTGCCGCCCCGCGCATGCGGCTTTCGGAAAACCTGCTCCTGTCGCGCCATGCCACCGATGGCAAGACCTTTGTGGGCACGGGCGGAATGGTCAAGAACGGCACCGTCTACGCCGCCGCCCAGCGCATCATCGAGGCGATGGACGTGCGCAAGAGCGCGCCCGATCCGGAGGCGGCAGCCCTGTCCGGCGGCAATCTGCAGAAATTCATCGTCGGCCGCGAACTCGACCGCAGGCCTGACGTCATGGTGGTCAACCAGCCGACATGGGGTGTCGATGCAGGCGCAGCCGCCCATATCCGCCAGGCACTCATCGAACTGTCCCGCAGCGGATCGGCGGTGTTGGTCATCAGCCAGGATCTCGACGAGCTGTTCGAGATATCGGATGCGATCGCGGTGATGCACAATGGCGAACTGTCCAGGCCGCTGGCGATCGCCGAGGCGACCTTCGAAAAAATCGGCCTGCTGATGGGCGGCGCCGAACCAGGCCACGCCGAACACACGCTGGAGACGGCATGA
- a CDS encoding invasion associated locus B family protein: MTSLNSNAYRLSVMAAGVIGFLGAAIPVASAQQQQQIPQGWFKACTKQEDVDICNVQNITTAGNGQLVTGVSLIELKGKVNRKVFQVTVPTGRLVGAGIGLQIDTGKTQKLEYVVCFPDRCVAEVPLTDQLVASFKKGQALTLTSINFQNQPNPIKVALQGFSGAYDGPPLQQSDIEDRQKKLQDFVAKNNQDFAKKLKEEQDKAKTAN; the protein is encoded by the coding sequence ATGACGAGCCTGAACAGCAATGCGTACCGCCTGTCGGTCATGGCCGCTGGCGTGATCGGCTTTCTGGGCGCGGCAATTCCCGTTGCTTCCGCACAGCAGCAACAACAGATCCCGCAGGGCTGGTTCAAGGCTTGCACAAAGCAGGAAGACGTCGACATCTGCAACGTGCAGAACATCACCACCGCCGGCAACGGCCAGTTGGTCACCGGCGTGAGCCTGATCGAGCTGAAAGGCAAGGTGAACCGCAAGGTCTTCCAGGTGACGGTTCCGACCGGTCGTCTGGTTGGTGCCGGCATTGGCCTCCAGATCGATACCGGCAAAACGCAGAAGCTTGAATATGTGGTCTGCTTCCCCGACCGCTGCGTGGCGGAAGTGCCGCTGACCGACCAGCTCGTCGCCTCCTTCAAGAAGGGCCAGGCGCTCACCTTGACCTCGATCAATTTCCAGAACCAGCCCAATCCGATCAAGGTCGCGCTGCAGGGCTTCAGCGGCGCCTATGACGGCCCGCCGCTGCAGCAGTCGGACATCGAGGACCGGCAGAAGAAGCTCCAGGATTTCGTCGCCAAGAACAACCAGGACTTCGCCAAGAAGCTCAAGGAAGAGCAGGACAAGGCGAAGACCGCGAACTGA
- a CDS encoding DUF2182 domain-containing protein: MTGRQDDFSHLDSAGRATADIARNPRLTVNLVVGAGILLAWLSLATMAIRAAEGRAAGVGAPGDALLKTLPQLPLPDSLARFFALCLSAAPLDGDIGPRAGALTAMWFLMAIATMLPSAAPMIRTYCEIADTARIRHEPVVHPLVLVAGYLSTWLAASAGFAALTLAIDAFASSGQMFDPVLGIAGAVALLVAGLYQFSGLKEACLKKCRNPFAILFANWSARPAAIFRLGVAQGIWCLGCCWALMLVMFAVGVMNVFWMALIGLFTLIEKQAAGRLPTRLAGAILLVWAAALLVVSL, from the coding sequence ATGACCGGCCGCCAGGACGACTTCAGCCATCTCGACAGCGCAGGCCGTGCGACGGCCGATATCGCACGCAACCCGCGTTTGACGGTGAACCTCGTTGTCGGCGCCGGCATCCTGCTTGCCTGGCTGTCCCTGGCCACAATGGCGATCCGCGCCGCGGAGGGACGCGCCGCGGGTGTCGGCGCGCCCGGCGACGCCTTGTTGAAAACCCTGCCGCAGCTGCCGTTGCCCGATTCCCTGGCCCGGTTCTTCGCGCTGTGCCTCTCGGCCGCGCCCTTGGACGGAGATATCGGCCCGCGCGCCGGTGCGTTGACGGCAATGTGGTTCCTGATGGCGATCGCGACGATGCTGCCCTCGGCGGCGCCGATGATCCGAACCTATTGCGAGATCGCCGACACGGCCAGGATCAGGCATGAGCCGGTCGTCCATCCGCTGGTGCTGGTCGCCGGCTATCTCTCGACATGGCTGGCCGCGTCGGCTGGGTTTGCGGCGCTGACGCTCGCCATCGATGCGTTCGCCTCGTCAGGCCAGATGTTCGATCCGGTTCTGGGCATTGCCGGCGCTGTCGCCTTGCTGGTCGCCGGCCTCTACCAGTTCAGTGGCCTGAAGGAGGCCTGCCTGAAGAAATGCAGGAACCCCTTCGCGATCCTGTTTGCCAACTGGAGCGCGCGGCCTGCAGCCATTTTCCGGCTCGGCGTCGCGCAAGGCATCTGGTGCCTTGGCTGTTGCTGGGCACTGATGCTGGTGATGTTCGCCGTGGGCGTGATGAACGTCTTCTGGATGGCGCTGATCGGCCTGTTCACCCTGATCGAAAAACAAGCCGCGGGCAGGCTTCCAACCCGGCTGGCCGGTGCGATACTGCTTGTCTGGGCAGCCGCGCTGCTAGTAGTCTCGCTATGA
- a CDS encoding UbiH/UbiF family hydroxylase, translating to MEHQKTTRILIAGTGPAGLIAALGFANAGFPVTLVGPEASAPDGRTTALMNPALKVLERLGVLADIKPQAAPLKVMRIVDATNRLIRSPVVTFRASEIDEDQFGLNLPNSVLIPALAGRVAAHSGIAWLTSMVDAWHLGADKARAALADGSVIEASLAVAADGRLSPARQAAGISTAARTYPQAALVLNFSHGRDHAFTSTELHTETGPFTQVPLPGNRSSLVWVVKPETATELAALDDATLSLRVEQRMQSMLGRVTVEPGRQVYPLATATPLRFARDRVALVGEAAHVFPPIGAQGLNLGIRDIDDLIGIANENYEDPGAAKALAIYDFKRRPDILARSSAVNLLNMSLLSDLLPAQMARSAGLGVLGGFAPLRAFFMREGLRPGSGFAALGGGLGKQARQQ from the coding sequence TTGGAGCATCAGAAAACAACACGGATACTCATCGCCGGCACGGGGCCGGCAGGGCTGATCGCCGCGCTCGGTTTCGCCAATGCCGGCTTTCCGGTGACGCTCGTCGGGCCGGAGGCATCCGCTCCCGATGGCCGCACGACGGCACTGATGAACCCTGCCTTGAAGGTGCTTGAGCGGCTGGGCGTCCTCGCCGACATCAAGCCGCAGGCCGCGCCCCTCAAGGTGATGCGCATCGTCGACGCGACCAACCGATTGATCCGCAGTCCGGTCGTCACCTTCCGCGCCAGCGAGATCGACGAGGATCAGTTCGGGCTCAACCTGCCCAATAGCGTCCTCATTCCCGCGCTCGCCGGCAGGGTTGCCGCGCATTCCGGGATCGCGTGGCTGACATCCATGGTCGATGCCTGGCATCTCGGCGCCGATAAGGCTCGCGCGGCCCTTGCCGACGGCAGCGTGATCGAAGCATCCCTGGCGGTTGCCGCCGACGGACGCCTGTCGCCGGCGCGCCAGGCGGCGGGCATCTCGACCGCCGCCCGGACTTATCCCCAGGCAGCGCTGGTGCTCAACTTCTCCCACGGCCGCGATCATGCCTTCACCTCGACCGAACTCCATACCGAAACCGGTCCGTTCACGCAGGTTCCGCTGCCCGGCAACCGCTCGAGCCTGGTCTGGGTGGTCAAGCCGGAAACCGCCACGGAACTTGCCGCGCTGGACGATGCGACGTTGTCGCTGCGGGTCGAACAGCGGATGCAGTCCATGCTGGGCCGGGTGACGGTCGAGCCAGGCCGGCAGGTCTATCCGCTTGCAACGGCGACGCCGCTGCGTTTTGCGCGCGACCGGGTGGCGCTTGTCGGCGAAGCCGCCCACGTATTTCCGCCGATCGGCGCGCAAGGGCTCAATCTTGGCATCAGGGATATCGACGATCTTATTGGAATCGCGAATGAAAATTATGAAGACCCAGGGGCCGCGAAAGCCCTCGCCATCTATGACTTCAAGCGCCGGCCCGATATTCTGGCGCGCAGCAGCGCGGTCAATCTACTGAACATGTCGCTGCTTTCCGACCTGCTGCCGGCGCAGATGGCGCGCAGTGCCGGGCTCGGCGTGCTTGGTGGTTTTGCACCGCTTCGCGCTTTCTTCATGCGCGAAGGGCTCCGTCCCGGCAGCGGGTTTGCGGCGCTTGGCGGTGGCTTGGGAAAGCAAGCGCGCCAGCAGTGA
- the pcsA gene encoding phosphatidylcholine synthase, whose product MSKNTTARKAAKKIADRIPRPKKKVTWPQARAFSVHLLTASGSFLAFLSLVAASEERWTAMFWWLGLALFVDGIDGPIARKLEVKEILPTWSGELLDNIIDYVTYVLIPAFALYQRGFMGEGLSFLSAAIIVVSSAIYYADTGMKTKENFFKGFPVVWNMVVFTLFVIEPGQWVSFAVVVVAGILTFVPINFIHPVRVVRLRRINLAMTLLWCAFGALALAQAALAAFYDQIGVLGAQVSTFIKIGITVTGLYLACIGGIMQFFPNLGAKKA is encoded by the coding sequence GTGAGCAAGAACACAACGGCCAGGAAAGCCGCCAAGAAAATCGCCGACCGGATTCCGCGGCCGAAGAAGAAAGTCACCTGGCCGCAGGCGCGCGCTTTTTCGGTGCATCTCCTGACCGCCTCGGGTTCGTTCCTGGCCTTCCTGTCGCTGGTGGCGGCGAGCGAGGAGCGCTGGACGGCCATGTTCTGGTGGCTGGGGCTGGCGCTGTTCGTCGACGGCATAGACGGGCCGATCGCGCGCAAGCTCGAGGTCAAGGAAATCCTGCCAACATGGTCGGGCGAGCTCCTCGACAACATCATCGACTATGTCACCTATGTTCTGATCCCGGCCTTCGCGCTCTATCAGCGCGGCTTCATGGGCGAGGGCCTGTCGTTCCTGTCGGCGGCCATCATCGTGGTGTCCAGCGCGATCTACTATGCAGACACCGGCATGAAGACGAAGGAGAATTTCTTCAAGGGATTCCCCGTTGTCTGGAACATGGTGGTGTTCACGCTCTTCGTCATCGAGCCGGGACAATGGGTCTCGTTCGCGGTGGTCGTGGTGGCGGGCATCCTGACATTCGTTCCGATCAACTTCATCCATCCGGTTAGGGTGGTGCGGCTGCGGCGCATCAATCTCGCAATGACTCTTTTGTGGTGCGCTTTCGGCGCGCTTGCGCTTGCGCAAGCGGCACTCGCCGCCTTCTATGACCAGATCGGCGTGCTGGGCGCGCAGGTCAGCACCTTCATAAAGATTGGCATTACCGTTACCGGGCTCTATCTCGCCTGTATCGGCGGCATCATGCAGTTCTTTCCAAATCTCGGTGCCAAAAAAGCCTGA
- a CDS encoding quinone oxidoreductase family protein, whose amino-acid sequence MPKAVRIHAHGGPEVLTYEDTDPGQPGSGQILVRHTAIGLNFIDVYHRSGLYPPPGGFPLIPGSEAAGLVLTVGEGVDWLKPGDRIAYAVTTGAYAQERVIDASKVVKVPDGISDEQAAAMMLKGMTAEYLLRRTFKVKAGDTILFHAAAGGVGLILGQWAKHLGATVIGTASSNDKIELAKAHGFDHVINYKEQDFVAGVAAITGGKKCDVVYDSVGNDTFPASLDCLKPLGMFVSFGQSSGPIPPFSMSLLAQKGSLFATRPTLFVYNAKREDLDASAAALFEVVLSGAVEIKINQRYALKDAGKAHADLEGRRTTGTTILVP is encoded by the coding sequence ATGCCCAAAGCAGTCCGCATCCACGCCCATGGCGGTCCGGAAGTCCTGACCTATGAGGACACCGATCCCGGCCAACCGGGATCAGGGCAGATCCTGGTCAGGCACACGGCAATCGGCCTCAATTTCATCGACGTCTATCATCGCTCCGGTCTCTATCCGCCGCCCGGCGGGTTTCCGCTTATTCCCGGCAGCGAGGCCGCCGGTTTGGTCCTGACTGTGGGCGAGGGCGTTGACTGGCTGAAGCCCGGCGACCGGATCGCCTATGCCGTCACCACAGGCGCCTATGCGCAGGAGCGCGTCATCGATGCCAGCAAGGTCGTCAAGGTGCCGGACGGCATCAGCGACGAGCAGGCGGCAGCAATGATGCTGAAAGGCATGACCGCCGAATATCTCTTGCGCCGGACCTTCAAGGTCAAGGCAGGCGACACCATCCTGTTCCATGCGGCAGCCGGCGGCGTGGGGCTCATTCTCGGCCAATGGGCGAAGCATCTGGGCGCGACCGTTATCGGCACGGCAAGTTCGAACGACAAGATCGAACTCGCCAAGGCACACGGCTTCGACCATGTCATCAACTACAAGGAGCAGGATTTCGTTGCCGGCGTCGCGGCCATCACCGGCGGCAAAAAATGCGATGTCGTCTACGATTCCGTCGGCAATGACACATTCCCGGCCTCGCTCGACTGCCTGAAGCCGCTCGGCATGTTCGTCAGCTTCGGCCAGTCGTCGGGACCGATCCCGCCATTCTCGATGTCGCTGCTGGCGCAGAAAGGATCCTTGTTCGCCACAAGGCCGACGTTGTTCGTCTACAATGCAAAACGCGAGGATCTGGACGCCTCGGCCGCGGCCTTGTTCGAGGTCGTGCTCAGCGGCGCCGTCGAGATCAAGATCAACCAGCGTTATGCACTCAAGGATGCGGGCAAGGCGCACGCGGATCTTGAAGGGCGCCGCACGACAGGCACGACCATACTGGTTCCCTGA
- a CDS encoding ABC transporter permease: protein MDITVNILLTIATAATPLLIAAIGELVVERSGVLNLGVEGMMIMGAVGGFGAGYLTGSPWIGLLAAIAMGALFSLLFAVMTLSLATNQVATGLSLTLLGLGLSGMMGTSFVGQPGVRLPNLDIPGLSSIPVVGRLLFGQDPLFYISIALTAAVMWFLFRTRTGLTLRSIGDSHASAHALGIRVIRYRYLSVIFGGACAGLAGGHLSLVYTPQWVENMSAGRGWIALALVVFASWRPWRVLAGAYIFGAVWIGQLHAQAFGIPVPSQLLSSLPYLATVVVLVLISRNKRLTMMNTPASLGQPFVPDR, encoded by the coding sequence ATGGACATCACCGTCAACATCCTCCTGACCATCGCCACGGCGGCGACGCCGCTGCTCATTGCGGCGATCGGGGAACTGGTGGTCGAACGCTCCGGCGTGCTCAACCTTGGCGTCGAAGGCATGATGATCATGGGCGCCGTCGGCGGTTTCGGCGCAGGCTATCTGACCGGCTCGCCCTGGATCGGGCTCTTGGCGGCCATCGCCATGGGCGCGCTGTTCTCGCTGCTGTTTGCCGTCATGACGCTGTCGCTGGCCACCAACCAGGTGGCGACCGGCCTGTCGCTGACACTGCTCGGCCTCGGCCTCTCCGGCATGATGGGAACCAGTTTCGTCGGCCAGCCCGGCGTCAGGTTGCCCAATCTCGATATTCCCGGGCTCAGCTCCATCCCGGTGGTGGGCAGACTGCTGTTCGGCCAGGATCCGCTGTTCTACATCTCGATAGCGCTGACGGCGGCGGTGATGTGGTTCCTGTTCCGGACGCGCACCGGGCTGACGCTGCGCTCGATCGGCGACAGCCACGCCTCGGCGCATGCGCTCGGCATCAGGGTCATCCGCTACCGCTATCTCTCGGTGATCTTCGGCGGCGCCTGCGCCGGTCTTGCCGGCGGCCATCTCTCGCTGGTCTACACCCCGCAATGGGTCGAGAACATGAGCGCGGGCCGCGGCTGGATCGCGCTTGCGTTGGTGGTGTTCGCGTCCTGGCGGCCGTGGCGGGTGCTGGCGGGCGCCTATATCTTCGGCGCGGTGTGGATCGGCCAGCTTCATGCACAGGCTTTTGGCATTCCGGTGCCTTCGCAACTGCTTTCTTCGTTGCCCTATCTGGCGACGGTCGTGGTTCTCGTTCTAATCTCGCGCAACAAGCGTCTGACGATGATGAACACACCGGCTTCCTTGGGGCAGCCATTCGTTCCGGATCGTTGA
- the hspQ gene encoding heat shock protein HspQ, with the protein MRTAKFAIGQVVRHRLFPFRGIIFDVDPQFANTEEWYEAIPVDVRPRKDQPFYHLLAENSETEYIAYVSEQNLLEDQSGEPVRHPQIKEMFDKKPDGRYEPKLQSRH; encoded by the coding sequence ATGAGAACAGCCAAATTCGCGATCGGACAGGTGGTTCGCCATCGGCTGTTTCCGTTCCGGGGCATCATTTTCGATGTCGATCCGCAATTCGCCAATACGGAGGAATGGTACGAGGCGATCCCCGTCGACGTGCGCCCGCGCAAGGACCAGCCGTTCTACCATCTGCTCGCCGAGAATTCGGAAACCGAGTACATCGCCTATGTGTCCGAGCAGAATCTGCTCGAGGACCAATCGGGAGAACCGGTCCGCCACCCGCAGATCAAGGAAATGTTCGACAAAAAGCCGGACGGACGCTACGAGCCGAAACTGCAGTCCAGGCACTGA